The Coffea arabica cultivar ET-39 chromosome 1e, Coffea Arabica ET-39 HiFi, whole genome shotgun sequence genome has a window encoding:
- the LOC113689414 gene encoding delta(12)-acyl-lipid-desaturase-like, which translates to MEAGGRLSALTTTNEQKKSPIHRAPYSKPPFTIGDIRKAIPPHCFKRSLLRSFSYLVHDLILVGLFYYIATTYFHLLPSPYNYLAWPIYWILQGCVFLGVWVIAHECGHHAFSDYQWVDDTVGFIFHSALMVPYFSWKHSHRRHHSNIGSIEHDEVFVPKPKSEIEWYYKYLNNPPGRVITLAITLVLGWPLYLAINASGRQYDRFACHYDPYSPIYNARERLQIYISDVGVIVTTHQLYRVALAKGLGWLICIYGLPWLILNGIIVFITYLHHTHPSLPHYDSSEWDWLRGALATVDRDYGVLNKVFHNITNTHVAHHLFSKMPHYHAVEATEAMKPILGEYYRFDGTPLHKAMWREAKECLYVEPDEGSKGVFWYKNKI; encoded by the coding sequence ATGGAAGCCGGAGGCCGCTTGTCTGCTCTAACAACCAcgaatgaacaaaagaaaagccCCATCCATAGAGCCCCATACTCGAAGCCTCCCTTCACCATCGGTGATATCAGGAAAGCCATTCCACCTCACTGCTTTAAAAGATCACTCCTTCGCTCATTCTCGTATCTTGTTCATGACCTGATCTTGGTCGGTCTGTTCTACTACATTGCTACAACTTATTTCCATCTCCTTCCTTCTCCATACAACTATCTTGCCTGGCCTATTTACTGGATTCTTCAGGGCTGTGTTTTCCTTGGTGTTTGGGTCATTGCCCACGAATGCGGTCACCATGCATTCAGCGACTACCAATGGGTTGATGACACCGTTGGTTTTATCTTCCATTCTGCACTTATGGTCCCCTACTTCTCGTGGAAACACAGCCACCGCCGCCACCACTCCAACATTGGATCAATCGAACATGACGAAGTCTTTGTGCCGAAGCCAAAGTCCGAAATAGAGTGGTACTACAAGTACCTGAACAACCCTCCAGGCAGAGTCATCACTCTGGCGATCACCCTTGTGCTGGGTTGGCCCTTGTACCTGGCCATCAATGCTTCAGGCAGACAATATGATCGTTTTGCGTGCCATTATGATCCTTATAGTCCAATCTATAATGCTCGTGAGAGGCTTCAAATCTACATTTCCGATGTTGGTGTCATTGTAACAACTCACCAGCTTTATCGGGTAGCATTGGCAAAAGGGCTAGGCTGGCTTATATGCATCTACGGGCTACCGTGGCTCATTCTAAATGGCATCATTGTTTTCATCACGTATCTGCACCACACTCACCCTTCATTGCCGCACTATGATTCATCAGAGTGGGATTGGCTGAGGGGCGCGCTGGCAACCGTTGATAGAGATTACGGTGTCTTGAACAAGGTCTTCCATAACATCACAAACACACATGTGGCTCATCATCTCTTTTCAAAAATGCCACATTATCATGCAGTGGAGGCAACTGAAGCAATGAAGCCAATTCTGGGAGAGTATTACCGATTTGATGGCACTCCTCTCCACAAGGCGATGTGGAGGGAGGCAAAAGAGTGTCTTTATGTTGAGCCAGATGAAGGAAGCAAGGGTGTATTCTGGTACAAGAATAAGATTTGA